The DNA sequence CTGGCAGAGTTCAGTAACGGAAATCTGCCGATGTTAGAATTTTTTCCGTTAATGGACTTGTAGCCCCATCAACTTGGGATATGCAGTTAGTGCATTTCTTAAGAGGCTTTGTTCTGACTTCTGTCACAGGTTCCTAATGTGAGAAGGTAGGCCCAGATCATGGAGGTGCTTCAGTGCGATGGCTGTGACTTCAGAGTCCCGTCTTATGAAGATCTCAAGGCGCACATTCAGGATGTCCACACGGCATTTCTGCAGCCAACTGATGTTGCTGAAGACAATGCTAACGAGCCACGATCCGGGTCCATGAATGCCAGTAATCAGACAGAGGTGGAGTATTCCTCTATAAAGGACGAATTTGCGATCGCAGAGGATTTATCAGGTAAATCTTGAAGAATCTCGGCGTATCCAATCTATTTCATGGTGCTCGTCTACCTTTAGCCTGTAGCCATGGTTCTTGATATGTGTGGCTTTGTCAAAGTTTATTGCTCCTTGGGAGCCATTTTTGTGGTCTGGGCATCATGTTTCTCTTCTGGAGCATCCTAGGTTATTGCCCTTTCAGCTTCTTTATGTTTCTCAGTTCCCTTTCGATTTGGAGGACAAGAGAGTGTCTGGTAAAATTCTAGAATGAATATCGCAGCGTGTGGAACTTGTGTTTTTATAGCTATAGGGAACATTAATGGCCATGAGGTGAGTATTGCTCCTGAAGCCAAACGCTGTATCTTCACCTGCGAGAAGCAATATGTCTAGTTCATCAGTGCTTCGTTAATACTCTTCAGGGTCTCATCTCGAGACGTTAGGCCTTTTGAATGTGATGTTTATTAATGAAgaataactgaaaagaaaaattgatttgCATGATGGAATTTCTTAATTCTCTTTCGTTTGCTTTTCTGTTCTCATTTaccttctgctttctctctagGTCAAAATGCAACCGCATTGGGGACCGGAAGCTACTATGGCCACAGTCCAGGATATTACGGTCAGCATATTGCCCCTAATCCCAAACCAACAAACAAGTTTTTTCAATGCAAGTTCTGCGTCCGCTACTTCAGGTCAAAAAACCTCCTCATCGAACACACAAGGAAGGTCCACGGAGCTCAAGCTGAAGGGAGTTCGGCGGGACCCCCTGTTCCCGGATCCTTAAATTATAATATCATGATGCACGAGGGATTTGGAAAGGTCTTCTCTTGCCAGTTTTGCACATACAAGTCACCGAGGAGGGCAAGAATCATTAAGCATCAGAAAATGTATCACAAAAACAACTTGAAGGAGACCAcggctcccctccctgcccctgctccaaTGCCAGACCCCGTGGTCCCACCCGTGTCTCTGCAGGACCCCTGCAAAGAACTGCCAGCAGAGGTCGTGGAGCGCAGCATCTTGGAGTCTATGGTCAAGCCTTTGACCAAGTCTCGAGGCAACTTTTGCTGTGAGTGGTGCAGCTACCAGACCCCCCGCCGGGAACGCTGGTGCGACCACATGATGAAGAAGCATCGCAGTATGGTCAAGATCCTTTCCAGCCTCAGACAGCAGCAAGAAGGGACGAACCTCCCCGAAGTGCAGAACAAAAGCGCCCCCAGCCCCACTTCCAATTCCACCTATCTGTCCATGAATGCTGCCAGCCGGGAGATGCCCAGCGCTAACGTCTCCAACTTCCGCGGCTCCATCAGTAACTCCATCATGAGACCCAATTCCTCGTCCGCTTCCAAGTTTTCACCTGTGTCTTACCCGCAGATGAAGCCGAAGTCCCCTCACAACTCTGGCCTGGTTAACTTGGCGGAGAGATCGCGTTACGGGATGGCTGACATGACCAACTCCTCTGCCGACCTGGAAACTAACAGCATGCTGAATGACTCCAGTTCTGATGAGGAGTTGAACGAAATAGACAGCGAGAATGGCTTAAATGCCATGGATCACCAGACTTCCGGCATGTCTGCGGAGCAGCTGATGGGCTCAGATGGCAACAAATTGTTGGAGACCAAGGGGATTCCCTTCCGAAGGTTCATGAATAGGTTCCAGTGCCCCTTTTGTCCTTTCCTCACTATGCATCGACGCAGCATCTCCCGTCACATAGAAAACATCCACTTGTCCGGAAAGACTGCCGTCTATAAATGTGACGAGTGTCCGTTTACTTGCAAGAGCTCATTAAAACTCGGCGCTCACAAACAGTGTCACACGGGTACAGCGTCAGATTGGGATGCCGTGAATTCCCAGAGTGAGAGCATTTCTTCTTCGCTGAATGAAGGTGTGGTGTCTTACGAGAGCTCGAGCATCAACGGGAGGAAGTCAGGAGTCCTGCTGGATCCCTTGCAGCAGCAAcagccaccgccgccgccgccgccgccaccaccgcCTCCGTCCCAGCCGCAGCCACCGCAGCTACAGCCGCCGCACCAGGTACCGGCGCAGCCGCAGCCCCAGCCCGCACCGACGCAGCAGCCGCAGCCTCCTGTGCCAGCCCCGCCCCTGCACCCTTACAAGTGCACCATGTGTAGTTACTCCACCACGACTCTGAAAGGGCTGCGAGTCCACCAGCAGCACAAACACTCGTTCTGCGACAACTTGCCAAAATTCGAGGGGCAGCCCTCAAGCCTGCCACTGGAAAGCGAGACAGACAGCCACCCCTCTTCCAGCAACACTGTGAAGAAAAGCCAGACCTCAATTCTTGGGTTGTCCTCCAAGAACAATTTTGTAGCTAAGGCCTCCCGGAAGCTCGCCAATGACTTTCCCCTCGATTTATCGCCCGTGAAGAAGAGAACTAGGATTGACGAGATAGCCAGCAACCTGCAGAGCAAAATTAACCAAACGAAGCAGCAGGAGGACGCGGTGATCAATGTGGAGGACGACGAGGAGGAAGAGGACGACAACGAAGTGGAGATAGAGGTGGAGTTGGACAGGGAGGAAGAGCCGACGGAGCCCGTCATGGAGGTGGCCACTTCCTTTTCGGCCCAGCAGATCTGGGCGAGAGATGCCGGGGAGCCCCAGAAGGAGCCCAACTTCAGAAGCGTCACCCACGATTACAACGCCACCAACGGCGCGGAGATTGAGCTCACCCTGTCTGAAGACGAAGAGGATTATTACGGCTCCTCAACAAACATGAAAGATCACCAGGTCGCCAACACCGCTCTGCTGAACACCCAGACTCCTATCTACGGAACCGAGCACAATAGCGAGAACACAGACTTTGGTGACTCCGGAAGGCTTTACTATTGCAAACACTGTGACTTTAACAACAAATCTGCCCGGAGCGTCAGCACCCACTACCAACGAATGCACCCGTACATTAAATTCAGCTTTAGGTACATCTTGGACCCCAACGATCACAGTGCAGTGTACAGGTGCCTGGAATGCTACATCGATTACACCAACTTCGAAGACCTGCAGCAGCACTACGGCGAACACCACCCAGAAGCCATGAATGTACTCAACTTCGACCATTCGGACCTGATCTACCGGTGTCGGTTTTGTTCCTACACGAGCCCGAATGTCCGAAGCCTGATGCCACATTACCAAAGAATGCATCCCACGGTGAAGATTAACAACGCGATGATATTTTCCAGCTACGTCGTGGAGCAGCAGGAAGGGCTGAGTACGGAATCCCAGACGCTGAGGGAGATTCTGAATTCGGCCCCCAAGAGCATGGCGACGTCCACTCCCGTGGCTCGCGGTGGCGGTCTGCCAGCTACATTTAATAAAAGCACTCCTTCAAAGACCTTTACTCCAGAATGTGAAAATCAGAAGGACCCCTCAGTTAACACTGTTGTCGTTTACGATTGTGACGTTTGCTCGTTCGCAAGCCCCAACATGCATTCTGTCTTGGTTCATTATCAGAAGAAACACCCTGAAGAAAAGGCTTCCTACTTTAGGATCCAGAAAACCATGCGAATGGTGTCTGTGGACAGGGGCTCTGCCCTTTCTCAATTATCATTTGAGGTGGGTGCTCCAATGTCTCCCAAAATGTCCAACAtgggttccccaccccccccacaacccccgcCACCAGACCTCAGTACTGAGCTTTACTACTGCAAACACTGTTCCTACAGCAATCGGTCAGTTGTGGGAGTGCTTGTCCACTACCAGAAAAGACACCCAGAAATAAAGGTTACTGCCAAATATATCAGACAGGCTCCTCCCACAGCTTCAATGATGAGAGGGTCCGAGGGGCCCCAAGGCTCCCCCCGGCCACCCGCCCCCATGCAACAGCTGAACCGAAGCAGCTCTGAGAGAGACGGCCCTCCTGTGGAGAATGAGATGTTCTTTTGCCAGCACTGTGATTACGGGAACCGGACGGTCAAAGGTGTACTCATTCACTATCAGAAGAAGCACCGAGACTTCAAGGCCAACGCGGACGTGATCCGGCAACACACGGCCACCATCCGCAGCCTCTGTGACCGCAACCAGAAGAAGCCTGCCAGCTGTGTGCTTGTCGCCCCCTCTGCCGTGGAGCGGGACAAAACCAAACTGCGAGCGCTCAAGTGTAGGCAGTGCTCGTATACCTCCCCCTACTTCTATGCACTGAGGAAGCATATCAAGAAAGACCACCCTGCCCTGAAGGCCACAGTCACGTCCATCATGCGGTGGGCATTTCTAGACGGCTCGATAGAAGCTGGCTACCACTGCGAGTGGTGCATCTACTCCCACACAGAGCCCAGCGGTTTGCTCCTACATTACCAGAGGAGGCATCCGGAGCACTATGTTGACTATACTTACATGGCTACCAAACTCTGGGCTGGGCCCGacccatcccctccctctctcaccatGCCCGCCGAAGCCAAAACGTACAGATGCCGAGACTGTGTTTTCGAGGCCATGTCCATCTGGGACATCACCAATCACTACCAAGCATTCCATCCCTGGGCCATGAACGGTGACGAGTCGGTGCTGCTGGATATCATCAAGGAGAAAGACGCCGTCGAGAATGTCATCCCTCCGTCCGAAGAGCTGGTGGGCCCCGTGAATTGTGACAACAGTATGCCCGCTCCGCTCCCCGAGCAGGACGCCGAATGCCCGGAGGACGCCCGGCTTTCCCCCGAGAAAAGCATCCAGCTGGCCTCCGCCAACCCCGCCATATCGTCCACCCCATACCAGTGCACCGTGTGCCAGTCCGAGTATAACAACCTGCACGGCCTCCTCACCCACTATGGGAAGAAGCACCCTGGCATGAAGGTGAAGGCTGCCGACTTCGCCCAGGACATCGACATCAACCCGGGCGCCGTCTACAAATGCAGGCATTGCCCGTACATCAACACCCGCATCCACGGCGTCCTGACCCATTACCAGAAGCGACACCCGGCCATCAAGGTGACCGCCGAGGACTTCGTGCACGACGTGGAGCAGTCCGCCGACATCGCCCAGAACGACGTGGAGGAGACGAGCAGGATCTTCAAGCAAGGCTACGGCGCCTACCGCTGCAAACTGTGTCCGTACACGCACGGCACCTTGGAGAAGCTCAAAATCCACTACGAGAAGTATCACAATCAGCCTGAATTTGATGTGTTTTCCCAGTCGCCCCCGAAGCTGCCAGTCTCCCTCGAGCCCGAGATGACCACTGAGGTGAGCCCCTCCCAGGTGTCCGTCACcgaggaggaggtgggagaggagccCGTGTCCACGTCTCACTTCTCTACCTCGCACCTGGTCTCCCACACGGTGTTCCGCTGTCAGCTGTGCAAGTACTTCTGCTCCACGAGGAAGGGCATCGCCAGGCACTACCGCATCAAGCACAACAACGTGCGAGCCCAGCCCGAGGGCAAGAACAACCTCTTCAAGTGCGCCCTGTGCGCCTACACCAACCCCATCCGCAAAGGGCTGGCGGCCCACTACCAGAAGCGCCACGACATCGACGCCTATTACACGCACTGCCTGGCGGCCTCCAGGACCATCAGCGACAAGCCCAACAAGGTGATCATCCCGTCCCCGCCCAAGGACGACTCCCCGCAGCTCAGCGAGGAGCTCCGGCGGGCCGTGGAGAAGAAGAAGTGCTCCCTGTGCTCCTTCCAGTCCTTCAGCAAGAAGGGCATCGTGTCCCATTACATGAAGCGCCACCCGGGGGTGTTCCCCAAGAAGCAGCACGCCAGCAAGCTGGGCGGCTACTTCACCGCCGTCTACGCCGACGAGCACGAGAAGCCGCTGCTgatggaagaggaggagagaggcagctTCGAGAAAGCCGAGGTGGAGGGAGGCGAGGCCCAGGAGATCGAGTGGCTCCCGTTCCGCTGCGTCAAGTGCTTCAAGCTGTCTTTCAGCACGGCGGAGCTGCTGTGTATGCATTACACTGACCACCACAGTCGGGACCTGAAGAGGGACTTCGTCATTCTGGGCAGCGGCCCCCGCTTGCAGAGCCCCGCCTACCAGTGTAAGCACTGTGATAGCAAACTGCAAAGCACAGCGGAGCTGACCTCACACTTGAACATTCACAATGAGGAATTCCAGAAGCGTGCCAAACGTCAGGAGAGGAGGAAACAGCTTTTGAGCAAGCAGAAATATGCAGATGGTGCTTTTGCAGATTTCAAACAAGAGAGGGTAAGGATATGTTTTGATTTCCCTTCCCCCAGGAGGCCTCTCATCACTGGTGCCCACATGCACTTCTTCGTTGCCAGCCAGACTGCTACAGGCTTCCTAGTGACTTAGCTTGCCAGAGAGCTCAATAAGTCAATTAAACGTTTCGAGCCTGATTATCCCCCATTCTGTGCTCACCCTTCCCCACGGCctgttcccctccctgctcccccctcccgAGGCTCCCCAGGGGAGGGTCGGGGTGGtttctctgtatttccttctGCCAAGTAGCCTTATCTGAGGCCTAGTTACACGACAACGCTCGCTCTCTAAGGCAGCTGTGGGCCGTCTCTTGGTGTCACTAGCACCTCTCAGCCATGTTTTGGTCTGCAGTGTCGGCTACATGAACCTAACATCTCCAGGagtagatttttgtttgtttgtttgtcttggtCAAGAAGTTCACTAATGGCGTAGCTGTGCAACGTTTCACCTGCGTAGTTGAAATTGGTCTCAAAGGCAGATAACCTGGTGGCAGTGACGATGAGGCTTCTCCACAGAAATCTTCTCTACTCACAAGCTGTAACATATTTGGGTTCCGGAGACTTTGCATAGTAGGCAGTGTGCCACGACTCTGACGAATTCGTTATGTAAAAATACTCACATATTTCTCCCTTGGTTTTTAACCTGCTAATCCGCTTTGAAATAAAATCTGCTAGTACGCTACGAGAATAAATGCCGGCATTTGAGGGAGGGCTCGGAGTACTGATGGCTACCACTGTATTTTACCAGCCTTTTGGTCACTTAGAAGAGGTGCCAAAGATCAAGGAGAGGAAGGTGGTGGGCTACAAGTGTAAATTCTGTGTGGAAGTGCACCCGACGCTCCGAGCCATCTGCAATCATCTCCGGAAACACGTCCAGTACGGCAGCGTCCCGGCCGTGTCCGCCGCCGTGAAGGTGAGAACTGGGGCGGGGGGGTCTGGATGAGCGCTCTTGTGTGTGAGCCATTCGAGTTACTTATTAACCCCGTTGCTCAAAGCAGCTCAGGAAAGGGCGGCCCAGAATGTGGGCATTCCTGAGCTGTGCTTGGATCGGTCTGGCTTGTTTTGATTCTTTTGCAGGTTGGACCTTCTTCATCTTACGTGTCTCGACCTGGTCGCGTTTCGATCTGGTTCCCTTCCACGCGGATAGTTTGGTGGAAACAGAAGATCCGGGCCTCTCGGTACAGGAGGCTTTGGGTCGCCCTTCTGTTCTGCATTTAGTGCCATTAGGTGTTTGCTCTTCCAAGTTGCCCGAGCTCTTGAAAGGAATCAAGTGGGTCCTGTTCCCATCATCTTCTGCTCCTCCCACTGCGTGACTTCTTAACTGTTCTCATCTGGCTGACGGTGCAGAGAGCCCAGGAGAATCCTTTACTTCTTACCCTGGGTCCTCTGAGGAGCGTAAGAAACGTGAAGTCTAAAACCAAAAGCCCCCCAGTCACAGCAGGCCCCGAGAACCCCTTGACCCGATTTGTCTCCTTCGTTCCCTTTCCCGGTTTGTCGCTGACCagtgcctcccctgctccccctgacCTTCACGAGGCCGCCCGTTTTGAACGTCGTACTCCTAAATAGCAGCCCCCGTTTCGGGAGCCATGCCGCCACCCCTGCCTTCCGGGACGTGGCGAAGCGCGTATTTTTGAGCAGAGAAGTTAGTGAATTCAGgactctgctctttctctctagatACGTGAAATCTGCCCTTCTTGATCTTGTGTCCTATTTTGCCCACGTAGCATGGACGTATAAAGTCTCTGCTTTTCTTCACTGAAGACTGAAGCCCGCTGGCTGTCCGCAGAACGGTGGCGCCCAGGGGCGACGGCGGCCCGCTTCTTCCACGCCACCTCGGTGTGTTCCAGGCTTGTTTCCTGGACTCACTcgagggagacagagcagctcTTCGTGTGTAATCAGTAACCCACGGAGTCACCTCCAAACATGAGTGACTTCGAACCAGGCTGCTCCTTAATTTTTTCGGCGGATCAGACAGCAGCCTTCAGTCAGTGGGTGAAGTCACCCTCcgcggggtgggggtgagcaCGGATGGCGAGGGGCAGGATCCTGCCCCTTTCCTTCACTTCCAAGGGGGGCCCACGGCTCCTAGATGCCCAGACTgctctgcttttttccccctcctttcttccttcctttcttttctctgagccATCACCCTAACCCTGCCTTCTGTCGGTTCGAGTGGGATTGCTGTGTGTTCTTTTTAAGATGGGAGATAAGCGAGTGAACTGTCTCCACAGTTGGGAGAACCCCTCTCTCATGCTTCCCAGGCAGTAGCAGCCGTGTCCTCAGGTCACCAGCACTGCATGAAGAGTGGCAGTCGGGTTTGCCCTCCCTCTAGGGGGagctggagaggcaggggaggaagcTTTACCAGGAAGTCCTGAGGAGTTTGGGAGaatgaagggagaggaggagagctgGAGACGATGATGctggatatttattttgttggtggggcatgtgtgtgtgtgtggttctcttAGCAGGAGGCCGAAGACCCCTCCCACTTGTTCCTGGATGGATTGGAAGCAGCCAAAGATGCCACTGGCGCCCTGGTGGACCGGGTGGATGGTGAACACTGCTTGCTTGATGGAATGTTGGAGGATGAAACCCGGCCGGGGGGATACCATTGTAGTCAATGTGACAGAGTCCTGATGTCCATGCAGGGGCTGCGTTCTCATGAGaggagccatctggccctggccATGTTTACCCGCGAGGACAAGTACAGCTGCCAGTATTGCTCCTTTGTTTCCGCTTTCAGGCACAAGTAAGTGCTATCGAGTGGTCGCAAGCGGGTGACGGGGAGGAGATGCCGTAGCGGTCAGCTAGTGCTCGGCTAAGCTAGAGCAGGAGAGGCTTGGAGGAGTCAGAAAGCCCCGCTCAAGGTTTGTGCCTGCTGTGTTGTTGGTTACGTTCCCTTGAGCCTCAGTCACCTCGTCTGTCAAATGGGACCAAGAATAGGAGGTTACCTAACATTAACTACGCCTGGTAAAtacaggcatttttttaaatgagtattttgGAGGCACTGCTATGATTTACAAGAGGGAAGACCAGAAAGCAGACAAATGTCCTGGTGTATCTGTCAGACATTCACCCAGAAACGAATCATCAGTTGAGGAAATAAAGTTCCATTTGGGAAACTGAGTGGCCTAAGGAGGTAAAATTAGGACTGTCGACCCACATGACCAAAGGATCATTGCTTGATCTTGAAAAAGATCTTGAAAAGTAAAGAAGTTACTGATGCCAAAGGGATGCTTGAAGGACAGGGCCAGTGAGGAGAAGGAGCTGCCCGAGGCCCATCACAGCTTTGGAATTGTAGATTTGGGGTGTTGTGTAAGGCTTTCGGGGGTGATGGGAAAAGCGATGGTTCTGAGAAGAAGCCACCGTTTGTTGCCTTTGTCTTTGAACTGTGTAAGAGAGGTACACGTGCAACAATGTGTCCCACCGTCTTGGATGGCGGTGACCGATTGCGAGACTGACCTGCTGTTTATTTTTAcgataattaaaataaatgttgggCTGTTTGCTTCTCAAAAAGATAAAGTGCAGTTAGTTGttgaaagggaggaggaggcgATGCTTTtacagagggaggaggggttACAGACTCTTTATTCTACGGAGCCTCATGGTTCATCTGTGTCATCAGAGCCACTGTGTACTTCTCACGAGTTCAAGGAGTATTTATTCAGCAGCACCTAGCCTGCTTTCTGACACCCCGTAGAATCTCAACAAATCGTAGCGCATACACGGATCCGCCCTGTGCTAAGCAATGTGCTGGGGGCGTTGGGAGGGTGGATATAAAGGGGAATACAAAAGATGAAGAGACCATGGTCAGTGCGCTAAGGGAATTTAGGGTCTAGTTGAGTTATAAATCAAGCCAGCGAGCTCACAAATGACTCAGCAAAATAAGAcacatatctttcaaaaatacagcAATAAAATGCTATGAAGCTTCAAAGAAGGGAAGCGATCCACCCACTGTGGAAGAATCGGGAAGGTTTTACGGAGTAGGGAGCATTTGAGTCGAGTCTTAAAGTAGGAAGACAGGACCTGACGAGTTCGGAAGGGATGTGCAACCTGGAGGAAGGGATGAGAGCATAAGGCTGTGGAGCAGAGTGTGAGGCTCGTGGGGGCCCAGCTGGCGGTCCAATGTCACTAATCTGTAAGCTCTAGGTAAAAGAATAATGGAAGATAAAGTTTGAATACTTGAGTAGAGACCATATTTGGAGTCTTCGAATGTGGAAATAATACTTTGTCATTTATAGTACTGGCAAAAGGAAGTCTCTGAAAGAAGTCataattgctaacatttactgagccttCCTGTGTGTCAGGCAGCACGCTAAGTGCCTTCAGGTATTATCTCACTTTATTCTTAAATCAGCCCAGCGAGGTGTCGTCCCATGACCGTCTCCATTTTGTGGGTAAGAAAAGTGAGGAGGTTTATGTAACTTGCCAAGGCCACACGGTTTATAAGCATTAGCTGGGGTTTGATCCCAACCAGCCTGACTCCATAGCTCATGCTCTTGAGTTGAAAAAAAGACGGGAGAGAGCAATTAGAAGGCAGTCGTAGTAGCTGATCCAAGAAGTTCGGATGGGACTTTGGGAATGGTTAAAGGAAGTCGGATCTTCATGACTTGGACAAATTGCCTTCATGCAGGGAGTGAGGGATGAGAGGCAAAGTAAAGTACAGAGGGCACCTAGGGGTTCAGTCTGGTTGACTGAGAACGGTCGTGTCCTCTATAGAAGCAAGGAAATGAGGAAGAGCGTTAGTTTCGGAGGAGAAAAACCGATGGCTTTGTTTAGGGCTAGTTGAGTTTAAGGAAGCTAAAGGACACCCAGAGGGAGAGGTCCGGAGGCGATTGAAAGTGCTGCTCTGGAGCTCAGGAGACCATTATGTATTTAAATGGTAAGCAGCACCGATCCCATGTGAGTCATTTAGAAGGGAACCTAGTTCTCTGGGGCACTGGTACAAATTAGAACTTCTTCCCACACCTTGTTTggtagatttattattttttttagcaatcaTTATGAAATACTGGGAGTTCACTATAATTAAATAACTTCTTTATAAGTTGCTCTGGAAGACTGAGGTACAGTGAACATGGTTTTGTTTATCAGAAGGGATGACTGGGCCTTTGGATCACATGACTTTCTTCAAACACACCTGCACTTTGCCTCCATATTTACAAAGGCGCTGGAAACATGACAGTCCGTTGCAAGTAGCTCAAGTACTTTGacacttcccttcccctcttgagTGTTCTCCAGGGATGTAGGACTGCGGTTTAAAAAGAAAGtcctttttaaatgcaaaatttctctaactcctttttttttttttggaaataagttAAAGGACTATTTGATAGGTACTCCTCACTGACTTGGCAGAAAACTTGAATTCTCCGTATTTTACCTTTTGTCTTCGGATGCCCTCTTCCAATTCTACATGCTTctagag is a window from the Felis catus isolate Fca126 chromosome D4, F.catus_Fca126_mat1.0, whole genome shotgun sequence genome containing:
- the ZNF462 gene encoding zinc finger protein 462 isoform X2 — protein: MEVLQCDGCDFRVPSYEDLKAHIQDVHTAFLQPTDVAEDNANEPRSGSMNASNQTEVEYSSIKDEFAIAEDLSGQNATALGTGSYYGHSPGYYGQHIAPNPKPTNKFFQCKFCVRYFRSKNLLIEHTRKVHGAQAEGSSAGPPVPGSLNYNIMMHEGFGKVFSCQFCTYKSPRRARIIKHQKMYHKNNLKETTAPLPAPAPMPDPVVPPVSLQDPCKELPAEVVERSILESMVKPLTKSRGNFCCEWCSYQTPRRERWCDHMMKKHRSMVKILSSLRQQQEGTNLPEVQNKSAPSPTSNSTYLSMNAASREMPSANVSNFRGSISNSIMRPNSSSASKFSPVSYPQMKPKSPHNSGLVNLAERSRYGMADMTNSSADLETNSMLNDSSSDEELNEIDSENGLNAMDHQTSGMSAEQLMGSDGNKLLETKGIPFRRFMNRFQCPFCPFLTMHRRSISRHIENIHLSGKTAVYKCDECPFTCKSSLKLGAHKQCHTGTASDWDAVNSQSESISSSLNEGVVSYESSSINGRKSGVLLDPLQQQQPPPPPPPPPPPPSQPQPPQLQPPHQVPAQPQPQPAPTQQPQPPVPAPPLHPYKCTMCSYSTTTLKGLRVHQQHKHSFCDNLPKFEGQPSSLPLESETDSHPSSSNTVKKSQTSILGLSSKNNFVAKASRKLANDFPLDLSPVKKRTRIDEIASNLQSKINQTKQQEDAVINVEDDEEEEDDNEVEIEVELDREEEPTEPVMEVATSFSAQQIWARDAGEPQKEPNFRSVTHDYNATNGAEIELTLSEDEEDYYGSSTNMKDHQVANTALLNTQTPIYGTEHNSENTDFGDSGRLYYCKHCDFNNKSARSVSTHYQRMHPYIKFSFRYILDPNDHSAVYRCLECYIDYTNFEDLQQHYGEHHPEAMNVLNFDHSDLIYRCRFCSYTSPNVRSLMPHYQRMHPTVKINNAMIFSSYVVEQQEGLSTESQTLREILNSAPKSMATSTPVARGGGLPATFNKSTPSKTFTPECENQKDPSVNTVVVYDCDVCSFASPNMHSVLVHYQKKHPEEKASYFRIQKTMRMVSVDRGSALSQLSFEVGAPMSPKMSNMGSPPPPQPPPPDLSTELYYCKHCSYSNRSVVGVLVHYQKRHPEIKVTAKYIRQAPPTASMMRGSEGPQGSPRPPAPMQQLNRSSSERDGPPVENEMFFCQHCDYGNRTVKGVLIHYQKKHRDFKANADVIRQHTATIRSLCDRNQKKPASCVLVAPSAVERDKTKLRALKCRQCSYTSPYFYALRKHIKKDHPALKATVTSIMRWAFLDGSIEAGYHCEWCIYSHTEPSGLLLHYQRRHPEHYVDYTYMATKLWAGPDPSPPSLTMPAEAKTYRCRDCVFEAMSIWDITNHYQAFHPWAMNGDESVLLDIIKEKDAVENVIPPSEELVGPVNCDNSMPAPLPEQDAECPEDARLSPEKSIQLASANPAISSTPYQCTVCQSEYNNLHGLLTHYGKKHPGMKVKAADFAQDIDINPGAVYKCRHCPYINTRIHGVLTHYQKRHPAIKVTAEDFVHDVEQSADIAQNDVEETSRIFKQGYGAYRCKLCPYTHGTLEKLKIHYEKYHNQPEFDVFSQSPPKLPVSLEPEMTTEVSPSQVSVTEEEVGEEPVSTSHFSTSHLVSHTVFRCQLCKYFCSTRKGIARHYRIKHNNVRAQPEGKNNLFKCALCAYTNPIRKGLAAHYQKRHDIDAYYTHCLAASRTISDKPNKVIIPSPPKDDSPQLSEELRRAVEKKKCSLCSFQSFSKKGIVSHYMKRHPGVFPKKQHASKLGGYFTAVYADEHEKPLLMEEEERGSFEKAEVEGGEAQEIEWLPFRCVKCFKLSFSTAELLCMHYTDHHSRDLKRDFVILGSGPRLQSPAYQCKHCDSKLQSTAELTSHLNIHNEEFQKRAKRQERRKQLLSKQKYADGAFADFKQERPFGHLEEVPKIKERKVVGYKCKFCVEVHPTLRAICNHLRKHVQYGSVPAVSAAVKVGPSSSYVSRPGRVSIWFPSTRIVWWKQKIRASRRPKTPPTCSWMDWKQPKMPLAPWWTGWMGLRSHERSHLALAMFTREDKYSCQYCSFVSAFRHNLDRHMQTHHGHHKPFRCKLCSFKSSYNSRLKTHILKAHAGEHAYKCSWCSFSTMTISQLKEHSLKVHGKALTLPRPRIVSLLSSHAHHSSQKATPAEEVEDSNDSSYSEPPDVQQQLNHYQSAALARNNSRVSPVPLSGAAGGAEQKTEAVLHCEFCEFSSGYIQSIRRHYRDKHGGKKLFKCKDCSFYTGFKSAFTMHVEAGHSAVPEEGPKDLRCPLCLYHTKYKRNMIDHIVLHREERVVPIEVCRSKLSKYLQGVVFRCDKCTFTCSSDESLQQHIEKHNELKPYKCQLCYYETKHTEELDSHLRDEHKVSRNFELVGRVNLDQLEQMKEKMESSSSDDEDKEEEMNSKADDRDLMRFADHGAAINTEKRFPCEFCGRAFSQGSEWERHVLRHGMALNDTKQVSREEIHLKESVEDSIKMPSIEEKEDDEAIGIDFSLKSETVAICVVAADKSLLENAEAKKE